One Bradyrhizobium quebecense DNA segment encodes these proteins:
- the istA gene encoding IS21 family transposase, whose translation MLVVETIGKIRRAYFVDGRPIKAICRELGVSRKVVRKVIRSQATEFRYERETQPLPKMGAWSAELDRLLAGNESKAARERLTLIRLFEELRGLGYAGGYDAVRRYARRWTKERGTSTASAYVPLSFAPGEAYQFDWSHEVVLLSGTTVMVKAAHVRLCHSRMLFVRAYPRETQEMVFDAHDRAFALFKGTCTRGIYDNMKTAVETIFVGKGRLYNRRFLQMCSHYLVDPVACTPASGWEKGQVENQVGLVRERFFTPRLRFKNLDELNAWLLDKCIAYAKAHRHPELVDQTIWDVFEAERPKLVPYAGRFDGFHAVTASVSKTCLVRFDNNKYSVAASAVGRPVEVQAYADRIVIRQDGRIVAEHPRSFGRGDTVYDPWHYVPVLARKPGALRNGAPFKDWVLPAAIERIRRKLASTDDGNRQMVDILTAVLTDGLSAVEAACAEALSHSVHSADVVLNILARQREPAPPANIMTPAALTLRHAPIADCARYDNLRRTI comes from the coding sequence ATGCTGGTGGTGGAGACGATTGGTAAGATCCGTCGCGCCTACTTTGTTGATGGTCGTCCGATCAAGGCGATCTGCCGAGAACTTGGCGTATCGCGGAAGGTGGTTCGCAAGGTCATTCGTTCTCAAGCGACGGAGTTCCGGTACGAGCGCGAGACGCAGCCGCTCCCGAAGATGGGTGCCTGGAGTGCCGAGCTTGATCGGTTGCTGGCAGGGAATGAGAGCAAGGCGGCGCGGGAACGGCTGACGCTGATCCGGCTATTCGAGGAACTCCGCGGCCTGGGTTATGCCGGCGGCTATGATGCGGTTCGTCGATACGCCCGACGGTGGACCAAGGAACGCGGCACCTCGACAGCGTCGGCTTATGTGCCGCTGAGCTTTGCACCAGGCGAAGCCTACCAGTTCGACTGGAGCCACGAGGTGGTCCTGCTGAGCGGCACCACGGTGATGGTGAAGGCTGCTCATGTTCGGCTCTGTCACAGTCGCATGCTGTTCGTGCGGGCCTATCCGCGGGAGACGCAGGAGATGGTGTTCGACGCCCACGACCGGGCATTCGCCCTGTTCAAAGGCACCTGCACCCGCGGCATCTACGACAACATGAAGACCGCGGTGGAGACGATCTTTGTCGGTAAAGGCCGTCTCTACAATCGCCGCTTCCTGCAGATGTGCAGCCACTATCTGGTCGATCCGGTCGCCTGTACGCCAGCGTCGGGCTGGGAGAAGGGGCAGGTCGAGAACCAGGTCGGGCTGGTCCGGGAGCGCTTCTTCACGCCGCGGCTGCGGTTCAAAAACCTCGACGAGTTAAACGCCTGGCTGCTCGACAAGTGCATCGCCTACGCCAAGGCTCATCGCCATCCGGAGCTGGTCGATCAGACGATCTGGGACGTGTTCGAAGCCGAACGCCCCAAACTCGTTCCCTATGCCGGCCGCTTCGACGGCTTCCATGCGGTGACAGCATCGGTCTCGAAGACCTGCCTGGTGCGCTTCGACAACAACAAGTACTCGGTCGCAGCCAGTGCAGTCGGACGACCGGTCGAGGTTCAAGCCTATGCCGATCGCATCGTGATCCGTCAGGATGGACGTATCGTTGCCGAGCACCCGCGATCCTTTGGCCGCGGCGATACCGTCTACGACCCCTGGCATTATGTGCCGGTGCTCGCCCGCAAACCCGGCGCCTTGCGCAACGGTGCTCCCTTCAAAGACTGGGTGCTGCCGGCCGCGATCGAGCGGATCCGGCGCAAGCTGGCCAGCACCGACGATGGCAATCGGCAGATGGTCGACATCCTCACCGCGGTGCTGACTGACGGTCTGTCCGCGGTGGAAGCGGCTTGTGCCGAAGCGCTCAGTCACAGCGTCCATTCCGCCGATGTCGTTCTCAATATCCTGGCCCGTCAACGTGAACCCGCCCCACCGGCCAACATCATGACGCCGGCCGCACTGACGCTCCGTCATGCACCGATCGCCGATTGTGCCCGCTACGACAACCTCCGGAGGACCATCTGA
- a CDS encoding recombinase family protein, with product MLISSTVADERLTTAHRAKLAYVYVRQSSVNQVRQHQESTELQYRLVDRAIGLGWPPERVQVIDEDLGKSGAGGVDRHGFQKLIAEIGLGNAGLVVSLDASRLARNNRDWHQLLELCSVFGVLIADGERLYDPRAYHDRLLLGLSGIMSEAELHQLRMRLHQGERQKAARGELRLPLPAGLAYDRAGTIVLNPDEEVRARLHLVFAKFRELQSARRVMRYLDRNGLSLPVRPLLGPSPHEIVWRAPDSTRVLNILQNPAYAGAYVYGRRQKDPSRCRRGSLTGTVKVAIADWAVCLHAAHPGYISWEEFMANQGRLADNVCRYEAGHSGVPRKGAALLQGIAVCGRCGRRMSMRYTGPNADYPVYCCRSDRDQQGSAMCQEVRALAVDALVERIVLDALVPDQIEIALAAAGQLEQESRQLERQWALRVERARYEAERARRQYDAVEPENRLVARSLERAWEERLRVAEAVEQEHARWRGQEPLLIGPAECAGLQALGENLPRIWNAATTSAADRKRILRFVIREVVLDQKRTRGQVWLKIVWQTGATSEHHVQRRVQTYRDYIDIDRLRQRIVELNAEHKMDAEIAAILNQEGFVAARGCAFKGENVWLLRTRWGIPTVKINGVDKNPMRWPDGSFSIQGAAAELGVTPQTVFDYLARELLAGRQLAKGQPWQIELSDDQIRQLRNRVRRTKRSKKEAS from the coding sequence GTGCTGATCAGCTCGACCGTCGCTGACGAGCGGCTCACGACGGCTCACCGAGCCAAGTTGGCCTATGTCTACGTGCGGCAGTCATCCGTGAACCAGGTGCGCCAGCATCAGGAGAGCACCGAGCTGCAGTACCGCCTTGTCGATCGCGCCATCGGTCTGGGCTGGCCGCCCGAGCGCGTCCAGGTGATTGACGAGGATCTGGGCAAATCCGGTGCTGGCGGCGTGGACCGTCATGGTTTCCAGAAGCTCATTGCCGAGATCGGCCTTGGCAACGCCGGTCTCGTGGTGAGTCTCGACGCTTCGCGCTTGGCCCGCAATAACCGGGACTGGCATCAGCTTCTCGAACTGTGCTCGGTATTTGGCGTGCTGATTGCGGATGGCGAGCGGCTTTACGATCCGCGCGCCTATCACGACCGCCTGCTGTTGGGCCTGTCCGGCATCATGAGCGAGGCGGAGCTGCATCAGCTTCGGATGCGCCTTCACCAAGGGGAACGGCAGAAGGCGGCGCGGGGCGAACTGCGGCTGCCGCTGCCGGCCGGGCTCGCCTACGATCGAGCGGGCACAATTGTTCTCAATCCGGATGAGGAGGTGCGCGCCCGTCTTCATCTCGTGTTTGCTAAATTCCGGGAACTGCAAAGTGCGCGCCGTGTGATGCGCTACTTGGACAGGAATGGATTGTCCTTGCCGGTTCGGCCGCTGCTTGGACCTTCTCCACACGAGATCGTCTGGCGTGCGCCAGATAGCACACGCGTCCTTAATATCCTTCAGAATCCGGCCTATGCTGGGGCGTATGTTTATGGCCGCCGGCAAAAGGACCCGAGCCGATGCCGGCGGGGATCGCTGACGGGAACGGTCAAGGTAGCGATCGCGGATTGGGCGGTTTGCCTCCACGCCGCTCACCCAGGCTATATCAGCTGGGAGGAGTTCATGGCCAACCAGGGGCGATTGGCAGATAACGTCTGCCGCTATGAGGCAGGTCACTCTGGCGTACCGCGCAAGGGGGCAGCCCTGTTACAAGGAATTGCGGTCTGCGGTCGTTGTGGACGGCGCATGAGCATGCGCTACACGGGCCCGAATGCCGACTATCCGGTCTATTGCTGCCGCTCGGATCGGGACCAGCAAGGCAGTGCAATGTGCCAGGAAGTCCGGGCCTTGGCGGTTGACGCGCTGGTCGAGCGGATAGTCCTCGACGCCCTGGTGCCGGATCAGATTGAGATCGCACTCGCAGCCGCGGGCCAACTGGAGCAGGAGAGCCGTCAGCTCGAGCGCCAGTGGGCGCTTCGCGTGGAGCGCGCCCGCTACGAGGCCGAGCGCGCTCGGCGCCAGTATGACGCCGTAGAGCCCGAGAACCGTCTTGTGGCGCGCTCACTTGAGCGGGCTTGGGAAGAGAGGCTGCGTGTCGCAGAGGCGGTCGAGCAGGAGCATGCGCGTTGGCGCGGGCAAGAGCCGCTTCTGATTGGCCCGGCGGAATGCGCAGGGCTACAAGCGCTCGGCGAGAACCTGCCGCGGATTTGGAACGCGGCCACCACGTCGGCAGCCGATCGCAAGCGCATTCTGCGATTTGTGATCCGCGAAGTCGTTCTTGATCAGAAGCGGACCCGAGGTCAGGTGTGGCTCAAGATCGTCTGGCAGACCGGTGCAACCAGCGAGCATCACGTGCAACGGCGCGTTCAGACATACCGTGATTACATCGACATTGATCGGTTGCGGCAACGGATCGTCGAGTTGAATGCTGAACACAAAATGGATGCCGAGATCGCGGCAATACTCAATCAGGAAGGCTTCGTCGCGGCTCGAGGCTGCGCCTTCAAAGGCGAGAATGTCTGGCTGTTGCGTACCCGCTGGGGCATTCCCACCGTCAAAATCAACGGCGTGGACAAGAATCCGATGCGCTGGCCCGATGGAAGCTTCTCAATTCAGGGCGCAGCGGCTGAGCTTGGAGTGACCCCGCAGACGGTGTTCGATTATCTCGCGCGGGAATTGCTGGCAGGTCGTCAGTTAGCCAAAGGCCAGCCATGGCAGATCGAGCTCTCAGACGACCAAATCCGTCAGCTTCGCAATCGGGTACGACGCACCAAGCGTTCGAAGAAGGAGGCATCATGA
- a CDS encoding E2/UBC family protein, whose protein sequence is MAVLPIRDRAYLVEHGVAFEEVDGNEKGVIFRGYVLPAGLFDQTKADILVLLPPGYPDVRPDMFFATPWIKLCRSAQYPRAADQAHDFQGSRWQRWSRHNDQWRPGVDGIWTMLRRIDTALEAAA, encoded by the coding sequence ATGGCAGTCCTTCCCATTCGTGATCGCGCGTACCTCGTCGAGCACGGCGTCGCATTCGAGGAGGTGGACGGCAACGAGAAGGGCGTGATCTTCCGGGGTTACGTCCTTCCGGCCGGCCTCTTTGATCAGACCAAGGCCGATATCCTGGTGTTGTTGCCGCCGGGATATCCGGACGTTCGGCCAGACATGTTTTTCGCAACTCCCTGGATCAAGCTCTGCAGGTCCGCGCAGTATCCGCGCGCCGCTGACCAGGCGCACGACTTCCAAGGCAGCCGATGGCAGCGCTGGTCACGGCATAACGACCAGTGGCGGCCCGGCGTTGACGGCATCTGGACCATGCTCCGCCGCATCGACACGGCACTGGAGGCGGCAGCGTGA
- a CDS encoding multiubiquitin domain-containing protein, which yields MLQNQEVSAHGAPHPGKFEILVAGTDLQFRPLSLTDPEPTGRQIIDAAGGRPADEYAVLQWPANGTLERLGLDETTDLRNPGVERFIVAKSDRDYRFEIDGKEQEWPEAAITREVLLALAGQDPVQFSVWQEFKNSPDKEVLSGHPADLAEKGVERFYTVMKHTTEGSDGSPSHS from the coding sequence ATGTTGCAAAATCAAGAAGTTAGCGCCCACGGCGCACCCCACCCGGGCAAATTTGAGATTCTGGTCGCCGGAACTGACCTTCAGTTCCGTCCCCTGAGCCTGACTGATCCCGAGCCCACCGGCCGTCAAATCATCGACGCCGCGGGCGGCCGCCCCGCCGATGAATACGCAGTGTTGCAGTGGCCCGCTAACGGCACCCTCGAACGTCTGGGTCTCGATGAGACTACCGACCTGCGCAACCCGGGTGTGGAGCGGTTCATCGTGGCAAAGAGTGACCGCGATTATCGCTTCGAGATTGACGGCAAGGAGCAGGAATGGCCCGAGGCGGCCATTACGCGGGAAGTGTTGCTGGCGCTGGCCGGCCAGGACCCGGTCCAGTTCTCGGTCTGGCAGGAGTTCAAGAACTCTCCCGACAAGGAGGTCTTGAGCGGTCACCCGGCAGACTTGGCCGAAAAGGGTGTTGAGCGGTTCTACACGGTCATGAAACATACCACGGAGGGCAGTGATGGCAGTCCTTCCCATTCGTGA
- a CDS encoding restriction endonuclease: MPTLTTMRLPPPKAWQEFEDLVLASLGQRWKTTTLQRNGRSGQAQAGVDVYGSDDIGRRVGIQCKNFKGALGLKAVQKEIERAAKFKGGLSALFVATTAETDARLQEEVRLLSDTRVAAGNFAVALLFWDDIVDGLVANPALLRAHYPQIQIESRAMPSRERLLAALEFGYYAPYLWHYVLLTFGEVGQMANTEPDTVKVIARMVEQRAQQLFAPKEAKAITKCIKAIVDGSYATRKDQESWDHVEDCAKRIATHASTLSSLLPISEGNVLETGITLGRLYHHVDDLPSKTVRDDVRRRLRGILPAECQKEVDGRFKAAAKVSSGYTWASRIYTCLDREIRWASF, from the coding sequence ATGCCTACTTTGACGACCATGCGACTGCCGCCGCCGAAGGCCTGGCAGGAATTTGAGGACCTTGTGCTCGCCTCGCTCGGCCAGCGCTGGAAGACAACGACACTACAGAGGAACGGCCGATCGGGCCAGGCGCAGGCCGGCGTCGATGTCTACGGGTCTGACGATATCGGAAGAAGGGTCGGAATCCAGTGCAAGAACTTCAAAGGCGCGCTGGGCCTGAAGGCCGTTCAAAAGGAAATCGAACGCGCAGCAAAATTCAAGGGCGGTCTTTCTGCGCTCTTCGTGGCGACAACCGCCGAGACGGACGCGCGGCTGCAGGAGGAAGTGCGCCTTCTGTCGGATACGCGTGTCGCAGCGGGTAACTTTGCCGTGGCACTGCTGTTCTGGGATGACATCGTTGACGGTCTCGTAGCCAACCCTGCCCTGCTTCGCGCTCACTATCCACAAATTCAGATTGAGAGTCGGGCGATGCCAAGTCGAGAGCGGCTCTTGGCTGCCCTGGAGTTTGGCTACTACGCACCGTATTTATGGCACTACGTTCTGCTCACATTTGGCGAAGTCGGCCAGATGGCCAACACGGAGCCGGACACGGTCAAAGTCATTGCCCGAATGGTTGAGCAGCGCGCACAGCAGCTGTTTGCTCCGAAAGAAGCAAAAGCAATTACCAAGTGCATCAAAGCGATCGTCGATGGCAGCTATGCCACGCGTAAAGACCAAGAGTCGTGGGATCACGTGGAAGATTGCGCCAAGCGCATCGCCACGCATGCCAGTACGCTTTCATCGCTTCTGCCGATTTCGGAAGGGAATGTGTTGGAAACGGGGATCACTCTCGGGCGCCTCTATCACCACGTGGATGATCTTCCGTCAAAGACCGTGCGCGATGATGTACGGCGGCGCTTGCGGGGCATCTTGCCGGCCGAGTGCCAGAAAGAGGTTGATGGCAGGTTCAAGGCTGCGGCCAAAGTATCCTCGGGTTATACGTGGGCCTCGAGGATATATACCTGTCTCGACCGGGAAATTCGCTGGGCTTCGTTCTAA
- the thyX gene encoding FAD-dependent thymidylate synthase codes for MEMDQPERLSRPKVDAIDSMLGKPFSVLDDGFVRVVDYMGDDAAVVLAARVSYGAGTKKVQEDSALIRYLMRHHHTTPFEMCEIKLHVRVPMDTWRQWIRHRTASVNEYSTRYSLAIDAAQRTPETEWRLQSTENRQGSSGLLDGKAGADLSVAEDELQKHARKVYEDRLAAGVAREQARKDLPLSTYTEAYWKVDLHNLLNFLQLRMHKHAQAEIRSYATIIGQEIVAKWVPTVWQAFLDYRDQAVTLSRIEASIISAIAAGKQDHAKSLAEQFGLLNRNPDGSLKANRERRELQEKLSTMGLTFNWT; via the coding sequence ATAGAGATGGATCAGCCGGAGCGTCTATCTCGTCCCAAGGTCGATGCGATCGACAGCATGCTCGGCAAGCCGTTTTCAGTGCTCGACGACGGATTCGTCCGGGTCGTAGACTATATGGGCGATGACGCTGCTGTGGTCCTGGCCGCTCGTGTTTCTTATGGCGCTGGCACCAAAAAGGTCCAAGAGGACAGCGCGCTCATCCGCTATCTGATGCGTCACCATCACACGACGCCATTCGAGATGTGCGAAATCAAGCTCCATGTTCGCGTGCCAATGGATACCTGGCGCCAATGGATACGCCATCGCACTGCGAGCGTGAACGAATACTCGACACGCTATTCTTTGGCTATCGATGCCGCGCAACGAACCCCGGAAACCGAATGGCGTCTTCAATCAACAGAGAACCGGCAGGGCAGTTCCGGCCTTTTGGATGGCAAGGCTGGAGCCGACCTATCAGTTGCAGAAGATGAACTGCAGAAACATGCTCGAAAGGTTTACGAAGACCGCCTAGCCGCCGGGGTCGCGCGCGAACAGGCGCGCAAGGATCTGCCGCTTTCGACTTACACTGAGGCTTATTGGAAAGTCGATCTTCACAACTTGCTAAACTTCTTGCAGCTTCGCATGCACAAACATGCGCAAGCCGAGATCAGGAGTTACGCCACGATCATTGGTCAAGAAATCGTTGCAAAATGGGTGCCGACGGTTTGGCAAGCGTTTCTAGATTATCGTGACCAAGCCGTCACTCTGTCCCGCATCGAAGCCTCCATTATCTCTGCGATAGCAGCCGGAAAGCAGGATCACGCGAAGTCGTTAGCAGAGCAATTCGGCCTATTGAACAGGAATCCCGACGGTAGTCTCAAAGCAAACCGTGAACGACGCGAGCTTCAGGAAAAGCTATCGACGATGGGATTGACGTTCAATTGGACATAG
- a CDS encoding DNA methyltransferase, translated as MREKLRFEKPITMPRHQVAGKQATGSTKRIWTASSTVKSDWTFHQIAPYIGRMKTSMARALILDNSKKGDLIVDPFCGSGAVALEAFASNRGVIAGDWNPYAVLLTRAKLFAPKSEQAALKRLKATWKLSRELLPKQDLRTVPAWVRRFFHQDTLRNALAFRDACVERGDDFLLGCLLGILHHQRPGFLSFPSSHLVPYLRSRKFPKNLFASLYEEREVLPRLQAKVLRTYKRPIHNRGLTRRIHRVDARKFPRPKQISAVITSPPYMNELDYVRDNRLRLWFIERSLPKGLELVGRDREAAFRELMRSVCARLAPNIKKGGKFVLVVGDATRGSGRKGRTGAITRQLFKDDDAFREFHLEKSYQDKIPDVRRSRRECKGTRSETILVYRKR; from the coding sequence TTGCGGGAAAAGCTCCGTTTTGAAAAGCCGATTACCATGCCACGCCACCAAGTTGCTGGGAAACAAGCTACCGGCAGCACAAAACGCATATGGACAGCAAGTTCAACGGTAAAGTCCGATTGGACCTTCCATCAAATCGCGCCTTACATCGGCCGAATGAAAACATCGATGGCGCGTGCGCTCATCCTTGATAATTCAAAAAAAGGCGATCTGATTGTCGATCCCTTCTGCGGAAGTGGTGCAGTTGCACTCGAGGCGTTCGCCAGCAACCGTGGGGTAATCGCAGGTGATTGGAATCCATATGCTGTCCTGTTGACGCGGGCGAAGCTCTTTGCCCCCAAGAGCGAACAAGCGGCATTGAAGCGGCTAAAGGCCACTTGGAAATTGTCGCGCGAATTGTTGCCAAAGCAAGACCTTAGAACAGTGCCAGCTTGGGTACGCCGCTTTTTCCATCAAGACACACTGCGAAATGCGCTCGCGTTTCGCGACGCATGCGTCGAGCGGGGTGACGATTTCCTTCTTGGGTGTCTGCTTGGTATCCTACATCATCAGAGACCGGGCTTTCTCTCGTTTCCAAGTAGCCATCTCGTTCCCTATCTTCGTAGCCGGAAATTCCCAAAGAATCTATTTGCGTCGCTTTATGAGGAGCGCGAGGTTTTACCTCGGCTACAAGCAAAGGTTCTCCGTACCTATAAGAGACCCATACATAATCGTGGTTTGACACGGCGCATACATCGAGTGGACGCGCGGAAGTTCCCAAGGCCAAAGCAAATATCGGCCGTCATTACGAGTCCACCGTATATGAACGAACTCGACTACGTCAGGGACAATCGATTGCGGCTTTGGTTCATTGAGCGCTCACTCCCGAAGGGGTTAGAGCTCGTGGGGCGCGACCGTGAAGCTGCGTTTCGTGAACTGATGCGCTCTGTGTGCGCGCGGCTTGCACCCAACATAAAAAAGGGTGGCAAGTTCGTTCTTGTCGTCGGCGATGCGACACGCGGTAGTGGTCGCAAGGGAAGGACGGGAGCAATAACGCGCCAGCTATTTAAGGACGATGACGCGTTTAGAGAGTTTCACCTCGAAAAGAGCTATCAGGATAAAATCCCGGATGTCCGTCGTTCGCGGCGTGAGTGTAAAGGGACGCGGTCTGAAACAATCTTGGTCTATCGGAAGCGCTGA
- a CDS encoding AAA family ATPase, producing the protein MPLDPKHLIELTDAALSADYTRVRRIAGNLARELAKAGNEEAAKELRALVRKRGVPLRASGYVESLPVDTKSRLPLVEEQPWPHNPIFLNEAGNRVFRDFLTDVQHVDELNAKGLASRLNLMLSGPPGTGKSLLAGHIAANLGRPFYVVRLDSVITSLLGDTGKNIRTVFDFVPSKNAVLFLDEMDAIAKLRDDRNELGELKRVVNTVIQGLDSLDQHAVVIAATNHAHLLDPAIWRRFPYKIEFGAPEAEVRVDLWKHFLFEDKDGEQIADPLSVLSDGLSGADIETIAHSARRHALLDNRDLDFGAVALAVLNFRAGQSSMPQRTPLEPDQKKQLALGLKDKVSAANIARLLGVTRQAVYQYFKQEE; encoded by the coding sequence GTGCCCCTCGATCCCAAACACCTCATTGAACTCACTGACGCAGCGCTTTCGGCGGACTACACCCGCGTTCGCCGAATCGCAGGCAACCTTGCGCGCGAGCTCGCGAAGGCAGGTAATGAGGAAGCGGCAAAGGAGCTGAGGGCGCTCGTTCGGAAGCGCGGCGTGCCGCTGCGCGCCTCCGGCTATGTCGAGTCACTTCCGGTCGATACAAAATCGCGCTTGCCGCTGGTCGAAGAACAGCCCTGGCCGCACAATCCAATTTTCTTGAATGAAGCTGGAAATCGCGTCTTCCGCGACTTCCTCACCGATGTGCAACACGTCGATGAACTCAACGCCAAGGGCCTCGCTTCTCGGCTCAATCTCATGCTGTCCGGGCCTCCCGGTACGGGCAAGTCCTTGCTTGCCGGTCATATTGCAGCGAATCTTGGCCGACCATTTTACGTGGTGCGCCTTGATTCAGTTATCACGTCGCTGCTTGGTGACACCGGCAAAAACATCAGAACGGTTTTTGACTTCGTACCATCGAAGAACGCGGTGCTGTTCCTGGATGAGATGGACGCGATCGCCAAGCTAAGGGACGACAGGAACGAGCTTGGTGAGTTGAAGCGCGTGGTGAATACGGTCATTCAGGGCTTGGATTCGCTCGACCAGCACGCTGTTGTGATCGCTGCCACGAACCATGCGCATTTGCTTGATCCGGCGATATGGCGCCGCTTCCCGTACAAGATCGAGTTTGGTGCGCCAGAGGCTGAGGTGCGCGTAGATCTTTGGAAGCACTTTCTGTTTGAGGATAAGGATGGCGAACAAATTGCCGACCCCCTTTCAGTCCTGTCGGACGGCTTGTCCGGCGCAGACATAGAAACTATCGCACATAGCGCGCGGCGACACGCGCTGCTCGATAACCGGGATCTCGATTTCGGTGCGGTTGCGCTCGCGGTTCTCAATTTCCGGGCAGGGCAGTCTTCTATGCCGCAGCGAACCCCGCTTGAACCTGACCAAAAGAAGCAGCTCGCGTTGGGGTTGAAAGATAAGGTATCAGCAGCCAATATTGCACGTTTGCTCGGCGTAACTCGCCAAGCCGTGTACCAATACTTTAAGCAGGAGGAATAA
- a CDS encoding S8 family peptidase, whose translation MDPKPESPSARGKGQRSVVVARLPTQQRVLAASARSLFSSRSDLPSFAGTAHLVVRMFAEDSLAPTHTPDDLFSPVNGCRLVAPYHGGYLIEADLEQLGRLARAIDNPVNYPVQADISRVESLTPFSPADRARGQSIDDLWQSAPEEDGARLFVVWLAPFRTRQARELLLERVELLSQQQILLPTFPHTRLLSGPTGPALPGSVDSSREVASAQRQSGIARAMRNYRNTGVGRGTVRIATREALFELLASGASYRIDPVRPIRVAAPGEGAHPTTPVNVADAPIVGVVDGGLHAPSYAGAEAWRARKFVTDAQADRVHGSAISSLVIQGDAWNTNRVLPDLDCRIGTVQAVPARNTNARIDELDLIDHLADVMRTHPDTKVWNISANQPGASPDAVSLLGHELATLSRHFGVLPVVSVGNVSPSGTTRPEPPADCEAAIVVGGRQANASGGPAGPCPNCLGGPGPDGMLKPDVSWFSELRMIGGVTDTGSSYPTTLVSSLAAHTFANLRNPTPDLVKALLVSASELDEHHPQLGWGTPLCFGME comes from the coding sequence ATGGACCCAAAACCGGAGTCGCCCAGCGCGCGCGGCAAGGGCCAGCGAAGCGTCGTGGTCGCGCGCCTTCCAACCCAGCAACGAGTCCTTGCTGCTTCAGCCCGCAGTCTGTTCAGTTCGCGAAGCGATCTCCCGTCATTTGCCGGCACGGCGCACCTCGTGGTGCGCATGTTCGCGGAGGATTCGTTGGCGCCAACGCATACGCCCGATGACCTCTTCAGCCCGGTCAACGGTTGCCGTCTCGTGGCGCCTTACCATGGCGGATACCTTATCGAGGCTGACCTGGAGCAGCTTGGTCGGCTTGCCCGCGCGATCGATAATCCCGTCAACTATCCGGTTCAGGCTGACATCTCACGCGTTGAAAGCCTAACGCCTTTCAGCCCGGCCGACCGTGCGCGAGGTCAATCAATTGACGATCTATGGCAGTCAGCGCCGGAAGAGGATGGCGCGCGCCTTTTTGTGGTTTGGCTTGCACCCTTTCGCACACGGCAGGCTCGCGAGCTTCTGCTAGAGCGAGTCGAGTTGCTCTCGCAGCAACAGATTCTGCTGCCGACATTCCCTCACACGAGGCTGCTTTCTGGCCCCACCGGCCCCGCGTTGCCCGGTTCGGTTGATTCTTCGCGAGAGGTAGCTTCTGCGCAGCGACAGTCTGGCATCGCTCGCGCGATGCGTAACTACCGCAACACGGGAGTCGGCCGTGGAACCGTGCGCATCGCGACCCGCGAGGCCCTCTTCGAGTTGCTAGCCTCGGGGGCATCCTACCGGATCGATCCGGTGCGTCCTATCAGGGTCGCTGCGCCCGGCGAAGGTGCTCATCCCACCACGCCGGTTAACGTGGCTGACGCCCCGATTGTGGGTGTGGTCGACGGTGGCCTTCACGCACCGAGTTATGCAGGTGCGGAAGCGTGGCGCGCGCGCAAGTTCGTCACCGATGCACAGGCGGACCGTGTTCACGGTAGCGCCATCAGCTCGCTGGTCATTCAAGGGGATGCTTGGAACACAAATCGTGTCTTACCTGATCTCGACTGCCGTATCGGGACCGTTCAGGCTGTTCCCGCGCGGAACACCAATGCCAGGATCGACGAACTAGACCTCATCGACCACCTTGCCGACGTTATGCGGACCCACCCAGATACAAAGGTCTGGAATATTTCTGCCAACCAACCTGGTGCTAGCCCAGACGCGGTGAGCTTGCTTGGCCACGAACTCGCCACCCTAAGCCGCCACTTCGGCGTTCTACCGGTCGTATCGGTCGGCAATGTGTCTCCGTCAGGCACGACACGGCCGGAGCCGCCGGCTGACTGTGAGGCCGCCATCGTGGTGGGCGGCCGTCAAGCGAATGCAAGCGGTGGGCCGGCTGGGCCTTGTCCTAATTGCCTTGGAGGGCCAGGTCCCGACGGCATGCTCAAACCAGACGTATCCTGGTTTTCTGAGCTTCGGATGATCGGCGGTGTTACCGACACCGGCAGCAGTTATCCGACGACGCTGGTGTCGTCGTTGGCGGCGCATACGTTCGCTAACCTCCGTAACCCGACGCCCGATCTCGTGAAGGCGCTCTTGGTCAGCGCGAGCGAACTCGATGAGCACCACCCGCAACTCGGGTGGGGAACGCCGTTGTGTTTCGGCATGGAATAA